One region of Populus trichocarpa isolate Nisqually-1 chromosome 4, P.trichocarpa_v4.1, whole genome shotgun sequence genomic DNA includes:
- the LOC7463055 gene encoding probable mitochondrial saccharopine dehydrogenase-like oxidoreductase At5g39410 isoform X1, with protein sequence MEANSYQSQPVSQPPLYDLIILGASGFTGKYVVKEALKFLNVPSSPLKSLALAGRNPTKLAQTLKWASHPDHPPPIPILTADTTDPASLHHLCSQSKLILNCVGPFRLLGEPVVAACAETGFLWGFLFVENNASCDYLDICGEPEFMERMEVKYHEKAMETGSLVVSACGFDSVPAELGWMFNSRHWVGPAAPNQIEAYLSLESEKRIVGNFGTYESAVLGVANVEQLVELRRSRPKRARPAIPGPFPTKGPMIDHQKEIGLWAVKLPSADSVVVRRTLTTLTENPRGLPGLNESPEQIEKRDAFWSTVKPAHFGVKLGSKTLLGVFRFIAVGMFIGLLGRNAIGRWLLLKFPSFFSLGWFRKKGPSDDEVRSASFKMWFVGRGFSDMNVSQDKKKPDMEIITRVVGPEIGYLTTPIILVQCARILLSHRDNLPKGGVFPPGIVFGPTDLQEQLEQNGISFDLISKKSILA encoded by the exons ATGGAAGCTAACTCATACCAGTCTCAACCAGTCTCACAACCACCTCTCTATGATCTAATAATCTTAGGAGCTTCTGGTTTCACTGGAAAATATGTTGTCAAAGAAGCCCTCAAGTTCCTCAATGTCCCTTCTTCTCCTCTTAAATCTCTTGCCCTTGCTGGTCGCAATCCCACCAAATTAGCTCAAACCCTCAAATGGGCCTCCCACCCCGACCACCCTCCTCCAATTCCTATCCTCACCGCTGACACCACAGACCCTGCTTCTCTCCACCACCTCTGCTCCCAATCCAAGCTCATCCTCAATTGTGTCGGTCCCTTTCGCCTTCTTGGCGAGCCTGTTGTCGCTGCCTGTGCAGAAACTGG ttttttatggggttttttgtttgttgaaaatAATGCTAGCTGTGATTACTTGGATATATGTGGGGAGCCTGAGTTTATGGAGAGAATGGAGGTGAAGTACCATGAGAAGGCGATGGAGACAGGTTCTTTAGTGGTTTCTGCTTGTGGGTTTGATTCGGTTCCGGCTGAATTGGGATGGATGTTTAATTCCAGGCATTGGGTGGGTCCGGCTGCACCAAACCAAATTGAGGCCTATTTGAGTCTGGAGTCGGAGAAAAGGATTGTTGGGAATTTTGGCACATATGAATCCGCGGTTCTGGGGGTTGCCAATGTCGAGCAGTTGGTGGAGCTGAGGCGATCAAGGCCCAAAAGAGCAAGGCCAGCT ATTCCTGGTCCCTTTCCTACCAAAGGACCAATGATAGATCACCAAAAGGAGATTGGTCTTTGGGCTGTGAAGCTACCTTCTGCAGATTCTGTTGTTGTTCGTAGAACTCTTACAACTCTGACAGAAAACCCTCGTGGTCTTCCTGGACTCAATGAGAGTCCTGAACAGATTGAGAAGAGGGACGCTTTCTGGTCAACAGTAAAACCAGCCCATTTTGGGGTGAAGCTAGGCTCTAAGACTCTACTGGGAGTCTTCCGATTCATTGCAGTTGGCATGTTCATTGGCCTCTTAGGTAGAAATGCTATTGGGAGGTGGCTTCTCTTAAAATTCCCTTCATTTTTTAGCCTTGGTTGGTTCAGGAAGAAGGGTCCCTCAGATGATGAGGTGAGAAGTGCTTCATTCAAGATGTGGTTTGTTGGACGCGGCTTTAGTGACATGAATGTTTCTCAGGACAAAAAGAAACCGGACATGGAAATAATAACACGAGTAGTGGGACCTGAGATCGGCTATTTAACAACCCCAATCATCTTAGTTCAATGTGCTCGTATTCTTCTAAGCCACCGTGATAACCTGCCGAAGGGAGGAGTTTTTCCTCCAGGGATAGTATTTGGCCCGACAGATCTCCAAGAACAGCTCGAACAAAATGGAATATCTTTTGATCTCATTTCAAAAAAGTCTATTCTGGCTTAA
- the LOC7463055 gene encoding probable mitochondrial saccharopine dehydrogenase-like oxidoreductase At5g39410 isoform X2, whose protein sequence is MEANSYQSQPVSQPPLYDLIILGASGFTGKYVVKEALKFLNVPSSPLKSLALAGRNPTKLAQTLKWASHPDHPPPIPILTADTTDPASLHHLCSQSKLILNCVGPFRLLGEPVVAACAETGCDYLDICGEPEFMERMEVKYHEKAMETGSLVVSACGFDSVPAELGWMFNSRHWVGPAAPNQIEAYLSLESEKRIVGNFGTYESAVLGVANVEQLVELRRSRPKRARPAIPGPFPTKGPMIDHQKEIGLWAVKLPSADSVVVRRTLTTLTENPRGLPGLNESPEQIEKRDAFWSTVKPAHFGVKLGSKTLLGVFRFIAVGMFIGLLGRNAIGRWLLLKFPSFFSLGWFRKKGPSDDEVRSASFKMWFVGRGFSDMNVSQDKKKPDMEIITRVVGPEIGYLTTPIILVQCARILLSHRDNLPKGGVFPPGIVFGPTDLQEQLEQNGISFDLISKKSILA, encoded by the exons ATGGAAGCTAACTCATACCAGTCTCAACCAGTCTCACAACCACCTCTCTATGATCTAATAATCTTAGGAGCTTCTGGTTTCACTGGAAAATATGTTGTCAAAGAAGCCCTCAAGTTCCTCAATGTCCCTTCTTCTCCTCTTAAATCTCTTGCCCTTGCTGGTCGCAATCCCACCAAATTAGCTCAAACCCTCAAATGGGCCTCCCACCCCGACCACCCTCCTCCAATTCCTATCCTCACCGCTGACACCACAGACCCTGCTTCTCTCCACCACCTCTGCTCCCAATCCAAGCTCATCCTCAATTGTGTCGGTCCCTTTCGCCTTCTTGGCGAGCCTGTTGTCGCTGCCTGTGCAGAAACTGG CTGTGATTACTTGGATATATGTGGGGAGCCTGAGTTTATGGAGAGAATGGAGGTGAAGTACCATGAGAAGGCGATGGAGACAGGTTCTTTAGTGGTTTCTGCTTGTGGGTTTGATTCGGTTCCGGCTGAATTGGGATGGATGTTTAATTCCAGGCATTGGGTGGGTCCGGCTGCACCAAACCAAATTGAGGCCTATTTGAGTCTGGAGTCGGAGAAAAGGATTGTTGGGAATTTTGGCACATATGAATCCGCGGTTCTGGGGGTTGCCAATGTCGAGCAGTTGGTGGAGCTGAGGCGATCAAGGCCCAAAAGAGCAAGGCCAGCT ATTCCTGGTCCCTTTCCTACCAAAGGACCAATGATAGATCACCAAAAGGAGATTGGTCTTTGGGCTGTGAAGCTACCTTCTGCAGATTCTGTTGTTGTTCGTAGAACTCTTACAACTCTGACAGAAAACCCTCGTGGTCTTCCTGGACTCAATGAGAGTCCTGAACAGATTGAGAAGAGGGACGCTTTCTGGTCAACAGTAAAACCAGCCCATTTTGGGGTGAAGCTAGGCTCTAAGACTCTACTGGGAGTCTTCCGATTCATTGCAGTTGGCATGTTCATTGGCCTCTTAGGTAGAAATGCTATTGGGAGGTGGCTTCTCTTAAAATTCCCTTCATTTTTTAGCCTTGGTTGGTTCAGGAAGAAGGGTCCCTCAGATGATGAGGTGAGAAGTGCTTCATTCAAGATGTGGTTTGTTGGACGCGGCTTTAGTGACATGAATGTTTCTCAGGACAAAAAGAAACCGGACATGGAAATAATAACACGAGTAGTGGGACCTGAGATCGGCTATTTAACAACCCCAATCATCTTAGTTCAATGTGCTCGTATTCTTCTAAGCCACCGTGATAACCTGCCGAAGGGAGGAGTTTTTCCTCCAGGGATAGTATTTGGCCCGACAGATCTCCAAGAACAGCTCGAACAAAATGGAATATCTTTTGATCTCATTTCAAAAAAGTCTATTCTGGCTTAA